TTTCAAATTATGCAATATGCCTCAATATACGAGGCTGTGATAACCAACTTGTTGTGGGGGTTGCTTAAAGAGCATCCGGAAGTGATGCAGCTTCAAACTCATAAGGCATATAAGCCAGTTAACGCCTTGGGCAGTCTGACCAAGATTAAGTATGGGGACGAAGATATATTCACCTGCGTATATCGCGACGCAAAAACTCCAAAAAATTCAATACCATTTAAAGATAAAGTTGATTGTGCAGTACGCATTGGCTTTCTCGAAGCGGCTTACGCTGAGGATATTAAGCGTACCTATGAGCTAAGAAACCTAGCTCATATTGAAACAGAGGCATCGAAACAGCTTGATGTCGAAATAGCTCAATCAAAAACTGCATATTGGCGTCTCGGCCCGTTTCTTGATTATGCTGCATCGTTTGTAAGTAGCTACAATGCCTAACAAATCAATCAACTACGCGCCTGCGGCGCCGGACAGCCTTCCGCTTCGCTGCATTTCGGCTGCCGGTTATTGAGGCGTTAGCGAGACATGACAGAATCGGAGTATCCATGAAGGCCCGCAATCTCGAAAATAATCTTACTTTTATTATGTGGGCTCTGGTTTTGGTTGGCCTTGTGGCAGGGTTGGCTGTCATCTTTCTTTATATCTATCGGTTTGGAGGGCAGTGGTCAGAAAACCAGCAAGTTTGGGGTCATTTTGGTGATTATGTCGGTGGACTGCTTGGGCCAATATTCGCACTCCTTGCACTTATTGCCTTATTGATTACTTTGCGGCTCCAAAGTAAGGAGCTAAGGGTTTCCTCCGAAGAATTGAGGAATTCAGCGCAGGCGCTGGCCGAGCAAAGTAGATCGCTGAATGTTCAAAATTTTGAGAACCGATTCTTCAACATGTTATCCCTACATCATCAGATCGTTGATGCAATGGATCTTCGGAGTAACGGGAAGATAACGGCGGAAGGGCGTGACTGTTTGCGAGTCTTCTACCGTAGACTCAGGAGTGGCCTGAACGAAGTTGCAAGGGGAGACCATCTGTCTCATCTTGATGGTGTGTGTGAGGTCTACGAGAGGTTTTACACAAAAAACGGGCATGAGCTCGGGCACTATTTTCGAAACATATACAGAATTTTGAAATATATTGATGAAAGTGGCGTGGAGAATAAGAAGGATTACGCTGGCATTCTAAGGGCGCAGCTTTCAAACCACGAGCTGGCGTTAATTTTCTATAATGGTGTCACTCACCACGGGGTAAAGATGAAGCCCCTAGCTACCAAATATGCGCTTTTCGAGAACATGGAACTCAGTGTTCTGAGGGTGAAGGCAGAGGATGTAAAGCTTTATGACGAAGAGGCATTCGGAGATCAAAGTGTTTAAGTGCGGACGCTGCGCTAACAATTTGCTGCACGCGGATAAATTACTCGCTGCGCTCTTAATTTACCGGTGAGCAAGGCGTTAGCGAGAGATCTATCAACCATGGACAGTCATAACACCCCTGCGTCGACCAAAGATTGGATCTTTCTCGGAATTGGCGTCTTATTGATTGCCTTCCTAGTTTATGCGGCGTTTTCATTTGCGCGTCTATTATTTGGTTTTCTCGGCAATGTAGACCCGACTGTCGGTGCTGCTTTAATAGCTGGTATGTTTACAGTTTTGGTCGGTATCGGAAGTACCCTAGTAACACAGTACATAATAAAAGTTCGCCAAGCAGAGGAGGCGCATCGGGAAGCCAAAATCAGCCTATATAAGCAATGTCTTGAGCTTGCGGCTGCACACCTAGCTGAAGATAACCCGAATGTCCAAGGGAAAAAGCTCTCTGATAAAGGGGTGGCTAATGAATATTTTCACTTCAAAACAGAGCTGCTCCTCAGGGGCTCGCCTAAAGTGATTCAAGCACTAGAGAACTTTGAAGACGTAACAAGTGAAGGAGGCGACTCTATTCGGGCCGTTGATGACATCTACAGGGAAATCAGGCGGGACATTGGGCTTACGAATAA
Above is a genomic segment from Natronospira bacteriovora containing:
- a CDS encoding putative phage abortive infection protein — its product is MKARNLENNLTFIMWALVLVGLVAGLAVIFLYIYRFGGQWSENQQVWGHFGDYVGGLLGPIFALLALIALLITLRLQSKELRVSSEELRNSAQALAEQSRSLNVQNFENRFFNMLSLHHQIVDAMDLRSNGKITAEGRDCLRVFYRRLRSGLNEVARGDHLSHLDGVCEVYERFYTKNGHELGHYFRNIYRILKYIDESGVENKKDYAGILRAQLSNHELALIFYNGVTHHGVKMKPLATKYALFENMELSVLRVKAEDVKLYDEEAFGDQSV